From the genome of Streptacidiphilus sp. PB12-B1b:
GGACGGGGGCGCCGCCCGCCTGCCCTCGGAGCCGTTGGCCGTGCCTCCGCCTCCGCCCGCGGCGCCTCCGCCGGCCGCGCCGCCCCCGGCCTGGCAGGCGGCGTCGCAGCCGCCGTTGTCGTCGGTGTCGTCACCGCCGCCGGGCAGCCGGATGAAGGTCAGCCCGGTCGGGTCGGTGTTGGCGACCGGGTTGTCGCCCGCGTAGGCGTAGCCGTTCATCTCGGTGGTGTCGCCGGACTCCAGGACCGGGTCGACCGACTGGAACCGCCCGGTGGCCGGGTCGTACTCGCGGGCGCCGAGCAGGTCCAGGCCGGTGGTCGGGTCCTGTGCCTGGCCGAGGTAGGAGTGCTGGTCGGGCCAGGCGGCCGGGGTTGCGCCGCGGGGCTGGCCGTAGGGGTCGAAGTAGCGGAACGCGTAGGCCGAGGTGGTGGCGTCGACGGTGGTCTCCGCGGTTCCCTGGGTGTTGGGCAGTTCGTAGTCGGTCGCGCCGCTGGACGCCAGGACGATCTGCACGCCGTCCGGGCTGGCGGAGTAGTAGCGCTGCCCGCTGACCGCCTGGGTCGCCGTGTCCAGCGTGATCTGCTCGCCGAACGGCAGGTAGAGGACGGTCTGTTGGGCCGCCGGGTCGTGCTGCAGCAGCAGGTTGCCGGAGGCGTCGTAGGTGTAGCTGCTGACGGCTCCGGTGGCCGTGTTCTTGACGGTCTGGGTACGGCCCTCGGCGTCGTAGCCGATGGTCTGCGAGGCCGGGGCGTTGATGGTCCCGGTCTTCGTCACCGTGCGGCTGGTGGTGTTCCCGGCCGGGTCGTAGCCGTAGCTGGTGGTGGCGGTGCCGTTGGGGCCGGTGACGGTCGCGGTCTGCACCGCGTCCGGCGTGGTGGCGGTGGTGTTGCCGCCGGTGGCCGGGTTGTAGCCGGGGTAGCCCAGGGTCTGGGTGGTGTTGCCGGACGTGGACGACACCGAGGTGTCGTGCTGGGTCTCGCCGACCCGGTCGCCCAGGGCGTCGTAGGAGTACGTCTGCCAGTAGGGCGCCGGACCCCCGGTGACCTTGCCGGCCACCGGCGCGCTGTCGTTGCAGCCGCCGATGCCCTGCACCTGCGCGGTGGTCGAACCGGTGGTGGAGGCCACCCCGTTGGTGTCGGTCCAGGCGGAGGTGAGCCGGTCCTGCTGGTCGTAGCCGAAGCACTGGGTGTCGGCGGTGCCCACCCCGTACTGCGCGGCGGACTCGGAGGTGAGCGAACCGGCCTGGTTGTAGGTGTAGTCGGTGGTCTGCAACGGCGAGGCCAGGGTCTGCAGCTGGTCGCTGACGGTCAACAGCCGTCCGGTGGACTGGTCGTAGACCTCGGCACGGTTCAACTCGTCGCCCCAGACGCCGAAGTTGGTGCCGGTGACCTGCCCGAAGGGGCTGTAGGACACCTCGTTGAGGTAGACGTCGTCACCGTTGAAGCCGTTCAGCAGCCCCGACAGGGTGTAGGTGTAGTTGACCTGGTCGGCGGGCAGCCCGCCCTCGGCGCCGTAGCCGGTGCTGGTCAACTCCGAGGTCTGCGCGGTGTACTGGCTGCTCGCCGCGTACGTCCCGGCCAGTGCCCCTTCGGCGGACGGGACGGTCACCTTGCTGCCCGTGGCCTGGTACAGCGGGGTGTAGCCGGTGACGGCGGTGGTGTAGGTCCTGGCCGCGTCGGCGGCGCCGTCGGTGTAGCGGATCTGCGCGGTCGGCTGCCCCTTCTCCAGCGAGTCGTAGGTCCAGGCGGCGAGTTCGTCGCCGCTGTCCGGCTGCGCACCGCCGGTGGTGTCGTACTCGGCGGTCTTCCGGTCCAACGCGTCGTAGGCGTAGGTCAGGGTGGTGCCGCGGGCGTCGGTCGTGGTCAGCGTGTTGCCGTCGGCGTCGTAGCCGGTGGTGCTGGTGCCCGCGCCCGGGTCGACGCTCTTGGTCTGCCGGCCGTGCAGGTCGTAGCTGTACACCCAGCGGTTGCCGCCGGCGTCGGTCATGGTGGCGAGTTTGCCGGCCGGGGTGTAGGTGTAGCCGGTGACGATCGCGTCGGCGGCCTTGTCGGTCGGCGCGGGAGTGTTGTACGACCAGGTGGCCGTGGTGCGGCCCTGGGCGTCGGTGAACGTGCTGGTGGCCCTGGACCCGGTCGGCGGGGTCACGTCGGTCTGGTCGGCGCCCGGGTAGGCGGTGGTGGTGGAGTCCTGGTTCACCCCGTACGCCACCGCCAGCACCTTCACGGTGCGGCCCATGCCGTCGAAGAGCGTCTCGGTCTCCGACGGGACCACGCTGTCGTTGGCCGGGACGAACACCGTCGTCGCCGGGCCGGCCGTCCGGTCGTAGTAGGCGCCGGTGGTCTTCACCGTCTGCCCGAGGGCGTTGTAGTGGGTGTCGGTGATCAGGCGTCCGGCCTCGGCGTCGGCAGTCGGCGCCTGGGACTGGATCTGCCGCATCTGGCCGTCGTACAGCACCACGGTGGTGGCGTACGACCCGTCGTCCCGCAGCTTGGAGGTGGAGGTCGTGGACGGCCCGGAGGCGCCGTTGACCGCGTAGGCGACGGTGGTGTCCGCCGGCGCCCCGGCGCTCTGCGCGTGCAGCGGCGACCACTCGGCGGTGAGCCGTCCGAGGCCGTCGTAGGTCTCGGTGGTGAGCTCGCCGTTGACGTCGGTGGAGGCCACCGGCAGGCCCCGTGCCGGGTCCATGGTCTGCGTGCTGGTCCACGGGCTCGGGGTGGTCATCGGGCCGGTCGTGGTGACCGTCGCCGGGGAGGCGCCCGGCGCCGAGTAGGCGACCGAGGTGACATGGCCCTTGGGGTCGGTGCTCTGCGTGACCCGCCCGTAGACGTCGTACTGCTTGCTGCCGCCGGTGACGTACACCGGATCGCCCGAGGCGTCGTAGGAGTCCACGGTCGAGGTGGAGGTCACGTTGCCCGGGCCGGTCAGCGAGCCGCCCGGGGCCGAGTCGTAGAAGGTCAGCGTGTCCGAGACGGTGTCGGCGGCGGTCGCCGCGGTGCCGCAGGCGCCCTGGACGGCCTTGACCTCGTCGGGGTAGCGCAGCAGGTTCGGATCGGGGTCGGCGGCGGCCTCGGCGGCGTAGGAGGTGGTGGTGCACACCTCCGGGTCGGCGGCGGTGCCGTCGCCCTTGGCGTCCACGGTGGTGACCCGGCCGGAGGAGTCGTAGGCCGTGTCGGTCTCGGTCCTGCGCCAACTCCCGTCGTGCAGCAGCTCGTAGCTGCGGGATTCGCTGGTCGCGCCCATCCGGGCGAGCAGCGGCGGCATGGACTCGGCCTGGTTCTCGGTGGCGGTGGTGGTGAACGTCCAGGGGCCGTCGACGGTCTTGGACTGCACCGGGCCGCCCACTCCCAGCAGGGTGTCGGTCTCCAGCGGCTGGCCGGACAGCCAGTCGGAGTCGGTGACCTGGTCCCCCACCGTGTCCGCGACGGTGACCGAGCGCCGGCTTCCGTCGGCCTTGTAGTCGCCGTCCATGCCCTGCAGGTAGGTGGTGACGGTCTGCGTGGGCACCGACTCGGCCGAGGCCGTCCCGGTGGTGGTGGTGACCGTGCGGTAGCCGCGGAAGTCGTCCCAGGTGCGGTCGGCGGGCAGGGTCAGCGGGGAGTCGTCCCGGTGCCAGGCGATGCCCGCGTAGGAGTACTGGGTGGTCTGCGTCTGCGACCAGGCCGCCGGGGCGACTAGGTCGTTGGTGGTGACCTCGGTGACCTCCGGCTTGTTGAACCAGTCCAGGACCAGGTTGTCAGGGTTGGACGAGGTGGATCCGGAGTCGGTCCAGTACACCGGGAAGCAGTTCATGGTGTTGGAGTCCGGCCCGGCCGGCATGGCGTTCTGCAGCCGGGAGCACTGCTGGCCCGGCTGGTAGCCGTAGGAGACCACGATCTGCGCGCCGGACTCGGTGGTGACGGAGTCCATCCGGGGCCGGTACAGCGCCGGTGGCGTGGTGCCGTCGGCGAGCGGGCCGTCCACCCGGTTGGGCATCTCGTCCGCCACGAAGGTCACCGGCGGCGTGGACGCGGCGGCGCCGCCGCCCAGCGCGTCCTGGCCGGTGCGCTGGATCGAGGACAGCCACATCACCGCGACCGTGCCGTCGCCCTGGTTGGCCGAGGACACCCCGCTGGTGACCACCCCGGCCTGCGGCGCGGGGAACATCTGCGTCAGCGCGTAGGAGTCCACCGGCTTGTACACCCCGCCGACCAGGACCTCCGTGGAGATCTGGGTGAGGCGTTTGGTGGAGAAGAACGACGGCGCGCTGTTCGAGCACGTACCGTTCTGCGTGCAGACCAGGTCGAACGGAACGTCCGGCCAGTTGGCGGCGGTCGACGCGGACAGGTTTCCCGGGGCGCACACCGTTGTCGAGGTCACGCACCGTTCGGCGACCCCGAAATTCACCACGTCCACCGGCTCGGCGCCGCCGACGGCATCGGCCAGCCGGTATCCGTAGGAGATGGAGGACAGGTAACTGCCACGGCTGTAGACCGTGTTGACGCCCTTGCCGGGGTTCTGGCCGCCGCCCATGGAGTAGTAGTTGGTCTCCGGCGTCCAGTCGTAGGTCTGCAGGTTGCCGTGCGGATCGACCACGTACGCCAGGTTCCACCGGTAACCCATGGCGGTGGCAACCGACTTGGCGCCCTGCGCGGAGGAGTTGCACGAGGGCATGGCGGGCACCATCGGCCCGTCGCCGCTCTTGGGGCAGTAGACCGGCTCGGTCAGCACGCTGTCGGTGGAGGCGCCGGAGGCGGTGCCCGGCAGGGAGTCCGTCCCGAAGTAGTACTGGGTGCCGTCCGGGGTGACGACCTTCCACGCCTCGCCGTCGTAGGCGCCGTTGCCCTGGTTGCTCAGCTCGGTGACCACCGTGCCGTCGTCGGTCTGCGACTTCCACACGCCACTGGAGTCCAGCACCAGCGTGGCCGAATGCGAGCCCAGCGACAGCTGGACCTGGTTCCCGCCCCAGCACTGGTCGTTGGAGTTGCTGATGCCGTCCTGGGAGCAGGGCTGGTAGGAGCGCTCGACGAAGCCGGGCGTGTAGTCCCAGCCGTCGCCGATCCAGGACGCCTGCGCGTTGGTCGCCGAGGTCCTGGCGTCCACGGTGCCGGAGTCGTACGCCAGGGTCACGCCCGGAGTGGCGCCGGTCGCCGCCGTGGGCAGCGTGACCGGGTAGGAGTAGGTGAAGTCACCGGAGTTGCCCCCGGCCGACCAACTCCCGGACGGGGAGAGGTCGGTGGCGGTGTAGCTGCCCACCGAGCCGGAGCCGGAGGAGGTCGCCGCCAGCACCATCGGCGCGGCCGTGACCGACCCGGCCCTGGCTGCCCCGGCCCTGGTTGCCTGGGCCTTGGCCGCCACGCCGCCGGGGCCGACCGGGACGGTGGCGGTGAGCGTCTGCCGGGCGGAGTCCTGGGAGAACGCCACCGGCGTCTGCGCCCGGCACGCCGCCACCTTCGGGGTGGTCAGCGCGCAGGCCGGCAGCTCCACCAGCTTCAGCCGGTCCTGCCAGCCGCCGCCGTAGGCCGCGGCGAACGCGGCGTAGTCCAGGGAGACCGAGACCGGCGCGGCACCGGCCGCGCGGTCGGCCCGGGCCACCGTGAACACCACGCCGCTGACGCCCGCGGCGGTCGCGGCGGCATGCGGGGCCACCGACACCGCCACCGACGCCACCGGCACCGCTGCCGTGGCCGACGCGGCTGCTGAAGTCGTCTTCGCCGCAACGGACTTCGCTGCGGACTTGGCTGCGGGCTCGGCTGCGGGCTTGGCCGCAGATCCGCCCGGGGCCACGGCGGCCACCGACACCGGCAGCGAACCGGCCCCGGCCACGGCCGAGGTACGGGCGGCATCGGACGCCGGGGTAGGCACCAGCGTCGCCGATCCGCTCGGCCACACCACGGCGGGCGCCTTGTACGGGTGGGGCGCGTCGGCCCGCACCCGCTGCTGCGCGGGCGTCAGGCCCGGCCTGACCGCCGCCGCCCCGCGCACCGACGGGGTCTGCTGCGGCTTGGTCAGCCCGGACCAGACCTTGTTCTTCTGGTGGTGGGTGGCGGCCGACGCGGGCGTGGCGGCGGTGGCCTCCACCCCGGCCGTCGCCATCGCCGCCGCGACGACCACCGCGACCGCGCCGAGAATGCGGCGGGGTCTCCGGTGGTTCGCTGAGGATATTCGACTCATCGCAGAACTTTCTCCTCGTCGAGATAGCGCGCGTTACCACACGCGCGGGGAATGCCCAGCAAAGCACGGCGGATCGGGGCCCGAACGGGGTGAATTCGCGGTCATTAACCGGATCAGGAACGGCCTTTGACCGCTTTCGGAATCTGACGGGCCGTCTGCCGACCAGGCCCCGCACCGGCGGCCGGGAACATGTGAATATCGCCGGTGGGCGCGCACCGCGTCCGGGAATTCCGCACCGATCCCGACCAAGGATGGGGGGACGAACCATGTCCAGATCCCGCAGGGCCACAGGCGCGGTCAGCGCCCTGCTGGCCGCAGCGCTCGCACTGACCGGCACCGCCGCCGCCCACGCCGCCACCGGCTCCGGGCCGGTACCCGCGTCCGCCGCCGGGGCCGCCGCCGCTCCGGCCGTCGGCGCCGGGCTGCGGGCGCAGCTCGCCGCCCGCAGCCGGGCCCGGGCCACCGGCAGGCCGGTCACGGTCGACGCGCTGACCACCGCGACCTCGGTGACCCGGGCCAACGCCGACGGCTCGTTCACCACGGTGACCTCCACCCGTCCGGCCCGGATGAGGACCCGGAGCGGCGGCTGGGCAGCGCTCGACGCCGACCTGCGGAAGGGCCCGGACGGACGCATCGTCACCACCGCCGCGCAGGGCACGCTCGAACTCTCCCCCGGCGGCCGGGGCCCGCTGGTGTCGCTGGACGACGGCGCCGGGCACACCCTGGCGCTGACCCTGCCGTTCGCCCTGCCCGCCCCGGTGCTCTCGGGCGACACCGCCACCTACCGCGACATCTCCCCCGGCCTGGATCTGACCGTCACCGCCCGGACCGACGGCGGCTTCGGCGAG
Proteins encoded in this window:
- a CDS encoding RHS repeat domain-containing protein, yielding MSRISSANHRRPRRILGAVAVVVAAAMATAGVEATAATPASAATHHQKNKVWSGLTKPQQTPSVRGAAAVRPGLTPAQQRVRADAPHPYKAPAVVWPSGSATLVPTPASDAARTSAVAGAGSLPVSVAAVAPGGSAAKPAAEPAAKSAAKSVAAKTTSAAASATAAVPVASVAVSVAPHAAATAAGVSGVVFTVARADRAAGAAPVSVSLDYAAFAAAYGGGWQDRLKLVELPACALTTPKVAACRAQTPVAFSQDSARQTLTATVPVGPGGVAAKAQATRAGAARAGSVTAAPMVLAATSSGSGSVGSYTATDLSPSGSWSAGGNSGDFTYSYPVTLPTAATGATPGVTLAYDSGTVDARTSATNAQASWIGDGWDYTPGFVERSYQPCSQDGISNSNDQCWGGNQVQLSLGSHSATLVLDSSGVWKSQTDDGTVVTELSNQGNGAYDGEAWKVVTPDGTQYYFGTDSLPGTASGASTDSVLTEPVYCPKSGDGPMVPAMPSCNSSAQGAKSVATAMGYRWNLAYVVDPHGNLQTYDWTPETNYYSMGGGQNPGKGVNTVYSRGSYLSSISYGYRLADAVGGAEPVDVVNFGVAERCVTSTTVCAPGNLSASTAANWPDVPFDLVCTQNGTCSNSAPSFFSTKRLTQISTEVLVGGVYKPVDSYALTQMFPAPQAGVVTSGVSSANQGDGTVAVMWLSSIQRTGQDALGGGAAASTPPVTFVADEMPNRVDGPLADGTTPPALYRPRMDSVTTESGAQIVVSYGYQPGQQCSRLQNAMPAGPDSNTMNCFPVYWTDSGSTSSNPDNLVLDWFNKPEVTEVTTNDLVAPAAWSQTQTTQYSYAGIAWHRDDSPLTLPADRTWDDFRGYRTVTTTTGTASAESVPTQTVTTYLQGMDGDYKADGSRRSVTVADTVGDQVTDSDWLSGQPLETDTLLGVGGPVQSKTVDGPWTFTTTATENQAESMPPLLARMGATSESRSYELLHDGSWRRTETDTAYDSSGRVTTVDAKGDGTAADPEVCTTTSYAAEAAADPDPNLLRYPDEVKAVQGACGTAATAADTVSDTLTFYDSAPGGSLTGPGNVTSTSTVDSYDASGDPVYVTGGSKQYDVYGRVTQSTDPKGHVTSVAYSAPGASPATVTTTGPMTTPSPWTSTQTMDPARGLPVASTDVNGELTTETYDGLGRLTAEWSPLHAQSAGAPADTTVAYAVNGASGPSTTSTSKLRDDGSYATTVVLYDGQMRQIQSQAPTADAEAGRLITDTHYNALGQTVKTTGAYYDRTAGPATTVFVPANDSVVPSETETLFDGMGRTVKVLAVAYGVNQDSTTTAYPGADQTDVTPPTGSRATSTFTDAQGRTTATWSYNTPAPTDKAADAIVTGYTYTPAGKLATMTDAGGNRWVYSYDLHGRQTKSVDPGAGTSTTGYDADGNTLTTTDARGTTLTYAYDALDRKTAEYDTTGGAQPDSGDELAAWTYDSLEKGQPTAQIRYTDGAADAARTYTTAVTGYTPLYQATGSKVTVPSAEGALAGTYAASSQYTAQTSELTSTGYGAEGGLPADQVNYTYTLSGLLNGFNGDDVYLNEVSYSPFGQVTGTNFGVWGDELNRAEVYDQSTGRLLTVSDQLQTLASPLQTTDYTYNQAGSLTSESAAQYGVGTADTQCFGYDQQDRLTSAWTDTNGVASTTGSTTAQVQGIGGCNDSAPVAGKVTGGPAPYWQTYSYDALGDRVGETQHDTSVSSTSGNTTQTLGYPGYNPATGGNTTATTPDAVQTATVTGPNGTATTSYGYDPAGNTTSRTVTKTGTINAPASQTIGYDAEGRTQTVKNTATGAVSSYTYDASGNLLLQHDPAAQQTVLYLPFGEQITLDTATQAVSGQRYYSASPDGVQIVLASSGATDYELPNTQGTAETTVDATTSAYAFRYFDPYGQPRGATPAAWPDQHSYLGQAQDPTTGLDLLGAREYDPATGRFQSVDPVLESGDTTEMNGYAYAGDNPVANTDPTGLTFIRLPGGGDDTDDNGGCDAACQAGGGAAGGGAAGGGGGTANGSEGRRAAPPSGAKPPVPVLPNDVPHYVVVNGHECDTDICQAYAQAYAYAMTAAGNAINGPMTFDNAGASELEAMGLPDYQQSNQGVGGVIKRFTKDLNPWNLLGNGNAFDFGAQSGGGMKEGSSGGSSGQGPALSSLDGPDYITVEAGADIGVGVSVACTITRQGHMFISDGLSVGAGADISARAGKIGGHRDQLHQSDIDSFVSGWSITVSGSALGSGAIVLGQPGRPDQLNSYSQEGGVAAGAGIAIGGSYAYGPYTTPLGW